The window CCGAAGGAGAGCTCGCCGGCATGCGCTGGCTGGGCGTTCGCGGCGACCGGCATGCAGCGTTCCGTGCCCTCGGCGACGCCGCCCGCGACGACATCGCGGCGGGGTTGCACAGCGTCCTCGAAGGTGACGGCGTACGGCGCCGGGTCGAGGACGCACCGGAGCTCGTCCACCGGGTGCGGAAGGCGACCAGGGCGCGCCACCCGACGCAGATCGCGGAGGCCGTCGCCCTCGCCGAAGGCGCCGGCGCCGACATCGACGCCCTCCTGGTGGCCAACCTGCGCGGCGACATCGGCACCCCGGGCAGCGCCGGCTGCTCCGACCTCGCCTGGCACCGCGAGCGCTCGTACATCGCTCACAACGAGGACGGTCCGAGCGACATCAACCTGACCATCCTCAGCCTGGCCATCGACGACGAACCGGCGATCACCGTCGAGTGGTATCCGGGCTTCCTGCCGGCGAACAGCTTCGTGGTCACCGACCAGAACCTCGTCTGGGGCATCGACCACATCCCCGTCGACCAGCCGTACCGCGGGCCGGGCAGGCACTTCGTCGCGCGCACACTGCAGCAGTGCACATCGCTGGACGAGGCGGTGACCTACCTGACCTCGAACCCCAGCGCGGGCGGTTTCGCGTACAACCTCGGCGAGCTGGACACCGGCCGGGTGGCGACCGTCGAGGTGGCAGCGGGCAACGCCGCCACCATGTACACCGACCCCCAGGACGAGCCGCTGCTCTGGCACACGAACCACGTCAGGTACGTCGACGCCGAGCACACCTTGACCAGGGAGAACAGCATCGACCGCGCCTGGGTGCTCGACGCGCTCCTGCCGCCCGAGGAAGAGCCCGACCCGGCCTGGTTCCTCGACGTGCTCGCCCGCGACCAGGATGACGGCGGCGTACGCCAGCCGCGCAGCGAGCACGGCATGACGCTCTGCACCACGGTGGCCGACCTCGGCGACCGGGTGGTGACCCTCCGGGCCGCCGACGGCACGGTAGCCGCCCTGGACGTGGACGCCCTGCTCGCCGGCCCGTCCTGACCTGGCCTGCCGCCGGCGGCCGAGCTGTGTTTCAATACTTCCTGTGAGCACCACGTCGACCGCACCGACCGCGCCCGCCGCGCGGTGCCGCGTCACGTGTCCGTGTTGTTGTCGCTGACGCCAGTGCAGTAGCTGCCGCTCGCGCGGCACCAGTCCAGACTTCTCGGCTCACGGAACCAGACGGCGATGACACTCTTCTTCCCTGCTCCTGCCACTCCTGCACCCACCGACCTGCGCGGTCACACCGTGGTGGTCCTGCACGCCCACCCGGACGACGAGGCGATCTTCACCGGCATCACCATGCGCCGACTCGCGGACTCCGGCGCCCGGGTCGTGCTCGTCACCGCGACCACCGGTGACCTCGGCGAGGTCCTCGTGCCGCTGCGCCCTGGCGAGACGGTCGCCGCGCGCCGCGCGGCGGAGCTCGAGCGTGCCGCCGACCTGCTCGGTGCCCAGCGGCTGGTGCTGTACGACTACCGCGACTCCGGCCTCGCCGGCACCACGGATGCCGGCGCGCTGTGCCGCGTCGAGGTTCCCGCGGTGGCAGGTCGACTAGCCAACCTGCTGGCCGAGGAGAACGCCGCCGCACTCGTAAGCTACGACTCGCGCGGCATCTATGGGCATCCCGACCACGTCGCCGTGCACCAGATCGGTGGCACCGCCGCGCAACTGGTCGGCGTCCCGTCGTACGAGAGCACGATCGACAGGGAGCACCTGCACTTCGCCGGCCCGGACACCCATCTCGTACACGCCGCCTCCCGGGCGACGGCCGAGACGTTCGGTCATGTCACCGCGGAGATCAGCCTGGCCATCGCCGGCACGCCGCGCGAGCTGGCCATCAAGCGCACCGCGATAGCCACGCACGCGAGCCAGGTGCGGCCGGAAGCCGTCACCCACGAGGCGTTCGACGACGCTTACCAGATCGAGTGGTACCTCAGGACCGGTGCACCGGGCGTACTCGACCTGCTCGGCAACGTGCACGCGTTCGCCTGAACGCTCCGTACATTCTTCGGTTGCTGTCAACCAGAAGTCTGCTTTGCGAGTCATGCACTGCACGGACGCCGCACAAACGGTCGGTCCGTCACGATGGAGGGCTCGATGAAGAGACAAACCCTACGCAGTGCATTGGCGACGACGGTACTCTTCGCCGCCACCGCGCTCGCCTGGACGGTCGCACCCGGCCAGGCACATGCAGAACCAGAGTGCCTCAACAGCAGCAACGACTTCGACATGGACGGTGTGGTCGACATCGCCGTCGGCCTGCCCGGTGCCAACAACGGCGCGGGCGCCGTCCAGGTCCAGCTGAGCAACGACGGCGACCCGACGACGTCGATCATCGACGCTCCGGCAGGCGCCGCAGGTGACCGCTTCGGTACGGCGATCGCCGAGGTCGCGTCGGCGGAAGGCGAGGTCGACCAGGACCGGTGCACCCAGCTGGCGGTGGGTGCACCCGGACGCGACGTCGGCGGCAACCAGGACGCCGGCGCGGTGTTCCTGTTCAAGTGGGACTCGTCGGCCGACGAGTTCGTATCGCTCAACGAGTTCACCCAGGGCAGCGACGGCGTGCCGGGACAGGCCTCGGCCGGCGCCCGCTACGGCGCCGCACTCGCCGCCCCGCACCACGCCGACG of the Streptosporangiales bacterium genome contains:
- a CDS encoding GlcNAc-PI de-N-acetylase, whose product is MTLFFPAPATPAPTDLRGHTVVVLHAHPDDEAIFTGITMRRLADSGARVVLVTATTGDLGEVLVPLRPGETVAARRAAELERAADLLGAQRLVLYDYRDSGLAGTTDAGALCRVEVPAVAGRLANLLAEENAAALVSYDSRGIYGHPDHVAVHQIGGTAAQLVGVPSYESTIDREHLHFAGPDTHLVHAASRATAETFGHVTAEISLAIAGTPRELAIKRTAIATHASQVRPEAVTHEAFDDAYQIEWYLRTGAPGVLDLLGNVHAFA